In a single window of the Streptomyces sp. NBC_00094 genome:
- the yajC gene encoding preprotein translocase subunit YajC — protein MSIVTLLPFIVLIGAMFLMTRSAKKKQQAAAQMRDEMQPGTGVRTIGGMYATVKEIGDETVLLEVAPGVHAVYAKNAIGAVLPDAEYNRIVHGDEEDSETEAVVPDDASSLTETAEVTKDAEAVEAEDAQPKADLTKKADAAEAGTEGQKDGKTDGETDAK, from the coding sequence GTGAGCATCGTGACCCTCCTCCCCTTCATCGTCCTCATCGGGGCCATGTTCCTGATGACCCGCTCTGCGAAGAAGAAGCAGCAGGCGGCCGCGCAGATGCGCGATGAGATGCAGCCCGGTACCGGCGTGCGGACGATCGGGGGGATGTACGCCACCGTCAAGGAGATCGGCGACGAGACCGTCCTCCTCGAGGTCGCGCCCGGCGTGCACGCCGTCTACGCGAAGAACGCGATCGGCGCGGTCCTTCCGGACGCCGAGTACAACCGCATCGTCCACGGTGACGAGGAGGACTCGGAGACCGAGGCCGTCGTTCCCGACGACGCCTCCTCGCTCACCGAGACCGCCGAGGTCACGAAGGACGCGGAGGCCGTCGAGGCCGAGGACGCGCAGCCGAAGGCCGATCTGACGAAGAAGGCGGACGCGGCCGAGGCCGGCACCGAGGGTCAGAAGGACGGCAAGACCGACGGCGAGACCGACGCGAAGTAG